TGCTATGAGTAGATGGAGGAGATATGGATTACTTGAGGTGATCCAGATCAACACTAAGATGTTCTTATTCCAGTTCCAAGATGAGGAGGGGAAGTTAAAAGCTCTGGCGGAGGGGCCTCTGTTCTTTGATAAGAGACCCATGATACTAATGGAATGGCAAAAGAGAATGAAGTTTGAAATTGATGAGATGATGAAAATCCCTATCTGGGTTCACTTCCCTAAGTTACCATGGGAGTTCTGGTCAGCGAGTTTGGGAAGAATTGCTAGTCTCTGTGGTAGGCCAATGTACACTGATCAGTGCACTAATGATCAAACCAGGTTAGCTTATGCAAGAGTGTTTGTGGAGATGGAGATCTTTGGTGACTTTTCCGAGTCCATAACTCTAGAGGATGAGAATGGAGTAAAATTTACTCAGAAGGTGGAATATGAGTGGAGGCCTCCTGCGTGCAAAACCTGTAAAGCAATGGGACATACTGAGAAGTTTTGTAAAGTGGGTAAACCAGTACAGCAAACCTGGGTacagaaaaagaaagatggagtTGACAAGGATGGGAAAGAAATAAGCGATAAAGGAGGAACATGAGGGGATAGTAGAGGGGATAGTAGAGGAAGTCCAAAAGGAGATAAGGAGGGAGGTTCCTAGCAGTAGTAAAGGGGTTGAAATCCAGAAGCAGAACAAAGGTGCTGGGGTAAGCTCAATACCTAATCCTGTAAGTACAACACCTAAGGGAAAGAGTAAAATTGTTAGTAATCCTGTGAATGTAACAAGTAATAGATTTGAGATTCCTAATGTGGCTAGAGTGGGGATCATTGGTGAGAAAAGAGTAAAGAAGGTGAATACTACCCCTGAGaggggaaaatgtttggctctTGGAATGTAAGGGGTATCAATGACCCCATCAAGCATGTGGAGATTAGAAAATGGATTGCAGATAACCATTTGTCTCTCATTGCTATCATTAACTAGGGTGAGGATGAAAAATATTGAGAAAGTTTGGAGCAAACTGAATCTTATAGATTGGTGTTTAGTTAACAATAATGACAATAGCCAGAATGGTAGAATCTGGGTCATACATAAGAAAGAGGTGAAATTCAACCTGATGGCTAAAACTGACCAGCTAATACAGTGAGAAGTTTTGCATGAGGGTAAGAATCTTATTTGCACTTTATTGTATGGGATGAATGAGGCTTTAAACATGAAAGCACTATGGAGTAAATTAACAGTTTTAAGGGTGCATGTGGAGAAACCCTGGATTGTATTGGGTGATTTCAATGCAGTATTTAGAGATAGTGATAGATGTGGAGGCAATATTGCTAATCAAAATGATTGTGAGGAGTTTCAAAACTGTTTGGATAATACTAACCTGATTGAATTGAAATCGAGAGGCAACAAGCATACTTGGACTAATAACCAACAGGGGGAGGATAGAATCTGGAGGAGGATTGATAGAGTGTTGGTGTCTGAAAAATGGCTGGACATTTTTGATGCTGAAGCTAGTGTATTGAGCCAAGGCATATCTGATCATGCTGCCCTTATTGTGAAGTTTAATGAGCCTGTGATCTTTAGTTTCAAAACTTTTAGGTTTTTCAATATGTGGGATGACTCTAAAGACTTTATGGAGATAGTTAATAGAAGTTGGAGGGTTAATATGGAGGGACACAAAATGTACCAGGTGGTGCAAAAGTTAAAGAGATTGAAGAAGGAGTTTAGAGACTTGAATAGAGATAGTTTTTGTGAGATATCTGTTCAGGTTAGTAAAGCCAGAGAGGGTTTGAAAGGAATTCAGGATCCTATGAATGCTGTACTACTAGGGGAGGAGCAGGCTCTAGTAATGAATTTCAGGAAGCTTCTGAGATTGGAAGATAACTTCTACAAGCAAAAATCCAGAGTCCAATGGATTGAACTTTGTGATCTCAATACCAAGTTTTTACATAAATCTCTACTGCAAAGACAATCTAGCAATAGAATCACACATTTGAGAGTTGATGGGGTAATCATTGAGGACCAGGATAGAATTTCAGATTGTATTGTGGAATACTATAAAGAGCATATTGGaaagtgataaatcaccaaatgaGATCCGAGCTTTATCAACCTGCACAACAGCAAgcagacagaggtcagaaggaatTCCGGTGGGGATCACCGGACGttcgctccgacgctcaagtaagatttgaggtagaggaagaagaagaagagaaaagagtatTCAGAGTAGAGAAGAAAggaattacctagggtttgtccgtAAACCCCTTACTCATAGTTAGGATTTAAAGACAAACCTTGCCTTACTGGCAGGTTGTGGCTGTGTGGTCCTGCAATACGGTTATGCCTACATGGAGGGCGTTTCCGTATGGTGCGcaggttgttaggtgtgtcaggtggagggaacattcctcacgcacctgtcagaggatcttctgtggtcccaagATCTGGTACAAGTGAATGTGCTCACGGGCCGGAGCTCGAAGCTCGGTCAAGGTCTGAAGCTCGGATTTCTCGGATCGTTTGTACCGAGCTTTAATCTCTCTGATCGAGAAGCTCGGACAAGGTTTTCGATCCGACCTTATCTCAGATACGCATCTCGGAGGATGCTTGCGTGTTCCTCGATCCGGTGATCCCCCAGGTCGTGTGGTCTCTTATCTAGGAGATGGTCGGACGCCGACATCAGGTcagtgaaatgcttgacttagcgatgttcgttcttggcaaggttgcttcgcccctactagatgtgctacgttatcactagcCCCCCCAGTGCATcagatatttatgtccgaggtGGTAGTTTTTTCCGAGTTCCTGGGTCACGTGAGAGTTGGCGTGTTTGTCTTGTTTTTGGATTGTTTCTGAGACCGAGCAGCTTGTCAGAGAGGCGGGTGAGCTGATATGGTATGTGAAAGGACATGTCTGTCGAGATGTCATGTCTGACAGCTGTTGTAGCCGTTTTCCTAGGTGGCGGTTACTTGTTGTCTACGCTGAGTCCACGTGTCCAGCAGTTATGGCTTGAGCGCTTTTCTAGGAGACGTTTTGAGTGGGAGGAGAGAGAAAATGTGTGCGTGCCTTTTcattttccctctctttttcaGTTATGAGTTTCATTTTTTGAAACTTATAAACTTCTCAGTTTCCTTTTTGTTTTCCATTTTCCTCTCTATAACTTTTTAGAAAAGCTCTCtgttcttcatcttctccaGATTTTTCCAGTTTTCATCATTTCGTGCCAGTGGAAGGATTCTCTGGTTATCGTTTTTGAGGTTGCTGAGTTTCGTCGTTGCTCTTGCTTTGTGTCTCCAGTCACCGGTTTGTGCTTTTGCTCAGGGATTCACTGCGTTTTTCACAAGTGTTCTTGATTTTCTGATTTAATCTATTGTTTTATGCTATGAAGTTTTTTCTTTACATGCTTGTTCCTTGTAatcatgttttgatttgtttgtgtTTTTCCTCTGTGTTTCAAATTTTGGATGTGCTAGTGTTTCTGGCTCCTTGATTTCTTCATTTGTTTAGTATAAATTCTAGGTGTGTCTGTCATTTGTTCAATGTTTTTGAGTTAGAGGTTTCTGGTTTTGATTTTTCCAGAAACTGTTTTTGCGTTGTGCGTTTTTTGTGTTCTTCGTTTGGGTTTGAGTTTCCAGAAATCTGGAAATTCACAAATGTGTTCTTCGTGTTCTGATGGCTTCACCCTCTAGGATTCCCTTTTTGATTCATGATTTCATGCCTTTAGCAGTTTTATCTTGTTTTTCTAGTGAGACTTGTCTCATTCGAGCTTGTTTCAATTCTCCCTAAGTATGTCGGGTGAAACATCAGAGCGCGAGGAGGGGAGGGGTTATGATGACGATGATATGGGAGCCGACGACATATCTGCTGAGTTTCATGTTATTCGCACTGCCCGTGCGGCTACGTCCGAGGTGGAAGAGGTGGGGACCTCGAGGCCTCAAACTTCTAAGAAAGGGAAAGGGAAAAAGGTTGTCGCGGATGTCGGTGAGAAGACCGATGACCGAGACTTGAAGGTGTCACGGTGCACCCCGGGCTTTCTGGATGCCGTACGGACAACTTTCAACATTCCGGACGACTACGAGCTGTCTGAAATCCCAGAGGGGAGGAGATTGAACGACTCACCTCCCGAAAACACGATTATGCTCACCTTGGAAAACCTCATGTCGGGTATCCGATTCCCGATCTCCGAGGATTATAAAAGGTTGAGCAACTATTTCGAGGTGCCTTTGTCCCAGATCCACCCCAACGGAGTTCGACATTACTCTTGTTTTCTGAAGTTGTGTCAGCATAACGGGGTGAATGCTACCATGCGGCTCTTCTGCTGTTTATATCTGATGTCCCTGAAGGACAAGAGTCATTTTGCCTACCTCCGTTTCCGAGGTGAGAGGAAGGAGGTGCCAGGAGGGCTAATTTCCGGTATTACTGACTCCTTGAGGGACTTGAAGGAAGATTTTTTTCAGATCACCCATCCTACCGCTTTTCAGGGGATGGTGACTACCTGGGTTATGAAGTGTTATAAACCAGACTCAAGAAAATGGCAACTCAGAGCCACACCCAAGCTAACATAAGAAAGGTTCTGACAAACACAGACTAATTCAACAGTTTGCACTACAAATAACATCATAATAGGACAGCAGCAGAGGTTGCAATAGCGACCATACTGTGAAGCAGTACGGTCCTCAAACAATAACTCGGGCGAGCTTTGCCGTGTGGGTGAGCCGACATAATGATGGTGCCCGCGCTACTTTGACTGAGCTGCCTATTCCCAGGGACATCGCCCGGGTGACTACGCTGCCCATAGACCTGGCTCATTACAAGTCGCATAGGCCCGAGAACCTACTGGCAGTGGTCTCCTCTCTCTGTCTTcaggtaatttttattttgactaACTTCTTCTAcgtgtttgcttttgttttgccTTTATTCAtactttgttttttaatgtaGGCTGCCCAGATGTCCTATATGGCGGACCAGAACGAGGTAGACCTCTTGTTGGCCAAGGACCTTCTGCTGTCCGAGAGGTCTAAGTTCCACGATGCTGAGAAACGGGCAGTAGAAGCCGAGAAGAGGGCTTCAGACGGGGCTTCCTTGGTGGCCAAACTGGAGAGCCAGCTGAAGGAATCTGAGGACCGACGTGCTGAGGACCTGGGGGTCTTGGAGTCATTGCAAAAAGACGTTGGTCGTCTAGAAACCGAGAAGTCTTCTGAAAAAGAGGACTTCTCAAAGCAGCTTGCCGACCTGACTCGTCGGAATGATCTAGCTAGCAAAGTGCTCTGAGATACCGTGGCCGATCAGAAGAAGAAATTGGCGGAGGCCACCAAGCGAGCTGATGATGCAGAGGCAAAAGTCGTTGAGGGGGCTGCCCGGGAGGAAGACCTGTATGAGGATTTCCGACGAATGTTGTATGTCGGCGAAGTCCAAGTCGGCGAGTACGTGAGAGGCCGGTTCGGGCCCAACGTTGACGTATCTAATTTCAAATTGGATGTCATTGAGCTACATCACCGGGCTAAAGAGCTGCCCGAGGATTACGATGTCCCGGCTGATATTGAAGATTATTTGGCCGATGACCAGGATCAGGGTCCGAATTAAACTTGTACAAACATTTTCCTGGCCTTGTaattttttggatatttttgtgtttcttgtattttttgaatGTTGAGCTTCGGGCTCTTTATGAATTCTCCTCTTGTTTTTGTAaactttgaatatttttcttgGTTGGTTTATATACTCATTTTCTTTGACTTGTCTGTGTTCTTTGAATGTTTTCTTTGTTATGCTCATATAGTTTTGTAGCAAGAATttgataagcatggtaatccttTGTTTTTTCCACAGGTAACTTGGCTTAGCTAACTTAGTTTTAAACTCAAGTTACTGATATTGGTTTTTTGTTCTCCCGGGGTAGGGTTCAGACGAGTTGTACTACGTTTATAGTCTCTGGTTTCTTGTAGTTTGGGGTTATCATAGCTCGGGGTTGGCCTAAGACTTGTGACCGGCTTAGACCCGcgggtggcacatagcccgtagatggtaCATAGCCCGCTGTGGGctcatagcccgtagatggcacatagcccgctggtggcacatagcccgctggtggcacatagcccgtggatggaaCATAGCCCATAGATGGCCCATAGctcgctggtggcacatagcccgtggatggcgcATAGCCCGCTGGtcgcacatagcccgtggatggcacatagcccgtagatcgcccatagcccgctggtggcacatagcccatGGATGGCGCATAGCCCGCTGGTCGCACATAGCCCATGGATGGcccatagcccgctggtggcgcATAGGCCGTAGATGGcgcatagcccgtggatggcacatagcccgtggatgttTTTACCGAGTAGATTGCTCAGGTTTTGAAAGaaagacatgaattctttttaatcttttttattcattgaggggaaaaacttatgtttgagttttacaaaagcctaacccaaacataagtgaaaaaaacCCTAAGCACCTCGAAGTAAATAAGTAAATtactgatagtatttccgaagaacctgggagttccaagttctcgggagcaTTCTTCCTGACATGTGTGCTATCTTGTAAGCTCCAGCTTTTCCGACCTCAGTGACCCGATATGGGCCTTCCCAGTTGGGTTCGAGCTTTCCAACCCCGGCATTCCCCTTAGCAATATCTGCCCGTCTTAGGACCAGATCCCCGACTTGGAAACTCAGGGGTTCAACTCTCTTGTTATGATACTTGgccattctttgcttgtatgcttcgattctcAGCGCTGCCTGTTCTCGCCGTTCTTCTAACAGGTCTAAGCATAACTTCTGCTCTTCTTCATTCTTTGCCTCATCAAAAAACTGGACTCTCAAGGTCGGCATCCCGATCTCTACCGGTATCATTGCCTCACACCCGTACGTTAGAGAAAACGGGGTATCTCCTATTCCTGCCCTTGGTGTAGTTCGGTAAGCCCAGATGACCTTAggtagctcttccagccactgtTTATCATACTGTCCCAGCCTGGCCTTAAGCCCTTTCAGAATTGTCCGATTGGTCACCTCGGTCATCCCATTGCTTTGTGGATGAACTACTGAAGTGAAGCGCAGGTCGATGTGCAAATCGCTGCAAAACTCTTTAAAGGCTCGACAATTGAACTGCTTCCCATTGTCGGTTATCAACGCTCTGTTTATCCCGAATCGACATACAATTTGCCTCCATAATAAATCCCGGATCCGAGCCTCTGTGATAGTGCTTACTGCTTCTACCTCGATCCACTTCGTAAAgtgatctactgccactatcaagaaccttttctgccccgtggttgCTGTGAATGGCCCCAGAATGTCGATCCCCCATGTTGCAAAAGGCCTAGGACTCGTGATAGGACACTGCTTTGTAGTTGGAGCATGTTGGATGTTCTGGTGCCTCTGGCAGTTCTCGCACTTCTTCACAATCTCCTCAGCTTGCCTGACCATCAGAGGCCAGTAATATCCTTGCAAAACTGCTTTCTTTGCTAACATGCGAGGAGCTATGTGTGACCCACAGATGCCTTCATGTATCTCTCTTAGAACGTGCTCACCCTCCTCTGTTGTCAGGCATCTCGACCAGGGGTGGGTGAATGACTTCATGTACAAGACTCCCTTGAGAAAAGCATAGTAAGGAGCTTGTCGCAGGATTTTGTATGCCTTGTCTCTATCCTCAGGCAGGGTTCCGTCCATCAAGTACTGGGCTATGCCTTGCATCCAATTCTCCAACGGCTGGGGCAGAAAAATAGTTTCGTGGTTGTCAATGTTGGAATGCTTTTGAACCGAGAAATGGACCCCTGGCATCTTCTCGTTCATCGTTGCCGCTTTGGCCAGTACATCAGCCTCTTGATTTTCCAAGCGGGGAACTTGCTCTATCTCCCACTTTCCTCCCAGCTCCTGTATCTTGTCTAGAAAAAACTTGACTCTGTCAACATATCTTTGCATCTCTGGatcccgagcttcaaaagtacccTGAATTTTACAAACGACTAACTGGGAGTCGCTCCTTATCATTACGTGCTCAAATTTAACCACGTTTACCATCCTTAGTCCGATCAGCAGAGCCTCATATTCCGCAGCGTTGTTGGACGCTGGGAAATCCAATTTTACTGAGCTCTGGAGTGTGACTCCCTGAGGCCCTTTCAGGACCACACCAGCTCCGGATCCTTCCAGGTTTGCTGCCCCATCGACTTCTAGGACCCAACTCAGAAGTTGTTCGTCTACTTCCTCGGGTTGATCGCTGGCCGTGATCTCGGCTATAAAATCAGCCAATACCTGTGCTTTTAGGGCAGGCCGCGGTTCGTACCGGATGTCATATCCTCCCAGCTGGACCGACCAACTGACCAGTCGTCCCAACATCTCCGGCCTCTGCAACGCCTTCCTTAGAGGTTGGTTTGTCCGTACTACTATGATGTGAGCTTCAAAATACCTCCTTAGCTTTTCTGCTGCCACATTCAATGCCAAAGAaaatttttcaatctttggATATCTGACCTCCAGGCCTTTCAGGACTCTGCTGAGATAGTAGACTGGGGTTTGCAGACCTTTATCTTCTTTGACCAGGACTGCCGCTGCTGTCTCATCATTCACCGAGAGATATAAGTACAAGATTTCTCCTGGCTCGGGTCTACGTAGCACCGGGGGTGTGCTGAGGTAAACCTTCAGCTCCTCAAAAGCTGCGTTACACTCCTCCGTCCACTTGAAGTTCTTTGTATTTttcaggattttgaaaaatggcaaacattGCTTGGCCGAACAACTCATGAACCTTCCCAGTGCCGTGACTGTTCCATTCAACTTTTGTACTTCTTTTACCGAGGTGGGGGCTTTCATGTTCATTACTGCCTCGATTTTCTCCGGGTTTGCCTCGATTCCTTTCTCTGAGATGAGGTGCCCGAGAAACTTCCCAGACCGCACTGCGAAAACACACTTTTTCGGGTTCAGCTTAAGATTGAACTTcttcagcttttcaaaagtttatGCCAGGTCCCCTGCATGATCCTCGATCCCTCTGGATTTCACGACTATGTCATCTACATAAACCTCGACATTCTTGCCCAGTTGGTCTTTGAAAACgtgattcatgagtctttgataggttgccccgacatttttcaaaccgaacgacatcttcttgtagcaataTCTTCCCAGGTCTGTTGTGAACGCTGTCTTTTCCTCATCATCTTTGTTCATcgggatctggtgatatccctgGGAAGCGTCTAAGAAAGCATACACTGCAAAACCACATGTTGCATCTACCATTTGGTCGATCTTCGGCAAAGGAAAACTGTCTTTCgggcaggcattgtttagatcagtgaaatctatacaaagcctccatctgCCATTTGACTTTTTGATTAACACCACATTGGCCAGCCACTCCGGGTAATCCACTTTCCTGATAAACCCAGCTTTTAGAAGCTTTTCCACTTCATCTCGGATAGCAatctgtttctctagagagaaagttcttttctttttcttgacaGGCTTGCATTTCGCATCCACGTTCAACTTGTGCGAGATTATCCTCGGATCTACTCCCCCGATATCCTCTTGTTTGTTGGTAAACTCTTCCACatactgttttatccgagctatgatagcttCTCGGTGCTCAGTTGGCCAGTCTGTTCCCAGTTTCACGCACATCTCGGAGCCCTCTGTTAGTTCAATTGTTTCCAAGTTTTCCCAGGGTTTCTGAGCTTTTTTCTCTCTGAGGAGCAGCTCTGATGTATCAATATTCATTgtttccaccgtgctgcccatCGTTGCCATGTAACATTGCCGAGATAGGGTTTGATTTCCCCTAATAGTTATGACCTCTTTTTCTACCGGGATTTTCATCATTAAGTAGcgaatactagtcactgcacctgtgctatacaTCATAGGTCTACCAAGAATACCTTTATACGCTAAAGGCATATCAACTATCATGAAAAGTGATcgtaccttccgtgttggttccgccaggaCACCCTCCGTTCCTTCCTCCTAGGGTATTTCGACTCCGAGTTCCAAGTCCAGCTCGACCATGCCTTCCTGGCAAACCGGAGCTCCACCCAGTCCAAGAGAGGAATGCTTACTGGCTTAAGATCAGTTTTAGATCCTCCCATCGACAAAAATACTGACAGGGTTAACAAGTTAGCTGAGCTACCATCATCCACCAGTAGTCGTTTTACCCATTTCAACCCGACAATGGCTGACACAATCAGAGCATCTTCGTGGGGAAATTCTACCGTGAATTGTGAAATAATGGAGAATGGAAGTACAGTAACAGATGATGATAAACTAAAGCTGTGTGAGGAGATCATTGATGCTGAAGTCAAAGAAGCAATGTTTGGGATTGGTTCAGACTAGGCCCCTGGAGCTGATGGTTACACCAGGTTGTTTTTCAAAAAGAGCTGGACAATTATGGGTAGAGACATTTGTGATGTAGTAAAGGATTTGTTCTAATCTGGAAAGCTTCTAAAGCAGGTAAATGCTACTATCATTACTATTATCCCAAAATTAGTAAATGTTGAAATGTTGAATGATTATAGACCTATATCCTGCTGTAATGTAGTTTATAAGTGCATTACCAAAATCATTGCTAAGAGATTAAGTAGTTGTTTGGGATATCTTGTTAGTAATTCACAATCTGCCTTTGTCCCTGTGAGGTAGATAAGTGACAATGTGCTTCTTGCTCATGAACTAGTTCATAACTATCATAGGACTAAGGGGAGGGGTGATTGTGCTATGAAGATAGACTTAGGAAAAGCCTATGACTCCATTAACTGGGATAGTATTGAGGAGGTACTTCTAAGTTTGAGGTTTCCTGAACAGTTTATTAGGTGGATTATGGTCTGTGTGAGATCACCTACCTTTTCCATAATGATCAATGAAAAACCTGAGGGATATTTTCCAGGTGCTTGTAGAGTTAGACAGGGTGATCCCATGTCCCCACTGTTGTTTGTGTTAGTAATGGAATATCTTCCCAGAGCTTTGAATAAAATGTGTGATGAGAGTTTTGGATACCACTTTGGGTGTAAGGAGATGAGGATTAAGCACCTTAGCTTCGCAGATGACTTGTTCATATTCTGTAAAGGCAATTTGAGTAGTGTGAAACAGATTGCCGAAGTCCTGCAACATTTTCATGATGTAACTGGGCTAAAGATGAATTAGAACAAGAGTAGTATCTACTTTAGTGGTGTTGAGGAGGTGACCAAAGCTAGTATTATGCAGGAGATGAGATTTTCTGAAGGGACTCTACCCATTAGATACTTGGGTGTTCCTTTGATTAGTAAGAGACTCACTAAAGAAGATTGTAGTGAATTAACTGAGAAAATCACCAAAAGGGTATCACACTGGACTGTGAGGCACTTAACTTATGCTGGCAGACTTCAACTTGTGAATGCTGTTTTTTTTAGCATGCAGGTTTACTGGAGCTCAATGTTTATGCTTCCATTGTCTGTTACTAGGAATGAAGAGAAAATTTGCAGGACTCTTTTGTTGAAGGGGTCAGCAGAATACAAAAATGGCAGCTTAGTGGCTTGGGATGAAGTCTGTAAGAAGAAGTGTGAGGGAGGTTTGGGAATCAAGAATATGGTACTCTGGAATAGAGTAGCCATTATGAAGCATGTCTGGGAATTATTTGCTGTAAAAAAGTCTTTGTGGGCTAAGTGGGTCATCAGGAATAAGCTTAAACTGCTTAGCTTCTGGGGGAATAACTAAACCACTAGTAGCAAGCTGGAGTTGGAGAAGTCTGATCAAGATTAGAGATGAAATGAAAGAATGCTTTGAGTACATTTTGGGGAAAGGTGATATGTCCTTTTGGTTTGATCCTTGGATGGGAGGAAAAGCTGTTAAAGATAGATATTCAAGCATCTTCATTGAAGATTCAGACATTCCAACACATGCTAGAGTGATGGATCTATAGAGGAGAGATGGCTGGCAGCTTCCTGATCCATTTGATGAACAATGTGATACAGCCTGAAGCATAATAAAAGAGAATCATGTTGTGGATGAGAACATAGATGATTGTATCAGATTGAATCTGAAAAGATGATGTAACTTCTCTATTAACTCTGCTTGGGAGCATTTCAGGAAGGGGAGCAGTAAAGTTACTTGGTGGAGAATTCAATGGAGTCCAAGATATGTTCCTAGACACAGTTTCATTACATGGCTAGCACTGCACCAGAAGCTAAGAACAAAAGAGAAGTTGAAGAAATGGGGTTGTTTAGAGAATGATGTATGTATGTTATGTAACAGGGGAAAAGAAAGTGTTGAGCATTTGTTCTTTGACTGCAGTGTATCTCAGAAAGTTTTTGGGAAGGTGCTGCAGAATTGTTTGATCAACAAAGATGTGTACTGTTGGAGTAGAGAATGCTCCTGGTTCAGCAAGAAAGCCAATGGGAAGAGCAGAGTGGCTCGAGTTAGAAGAATGGCATTTGCTTCCACAGTTCACAATATCTGGAAAGCTAGAAATAGAACAATCTTCAAGAATGAAAACATCTCAGAGGAGGTTATATACGGATGGATCAGACATGAGGTACTTATGAAGATGTATTCAAATCGATGTAATGATGTTAGATTCTTAAGTTTATATCAAAGATGGCAGTGTTGTAGCCTTTTTGCTTGATGTTAGGCTTTTGAAAACTTTCTAAGCTTGTTGATTTGTGCTTTATATAATCtcgatatttataaaaaaaaacatcatttcTAACATCAATAATTATCAATTCCATCAAGCTCAAATAATCCCGAAATTAACAGGTCTAATACTACaaaaataattctaattttacCTTGAATGGTTGATCTCAGTAGATAGAGGATCTTGcgctcgttccgtggccgcaagaatcgcctTAATCGGAGCTAAAACGAGAAAGTTATGGCAAAATTAAGAAATTTTGCATCTGGAGAACATGAATTCTTTTCTCTCCATTTTTCTTGGTTACGGGAATAAATGAATGACCGGAGAAAATTTCTTATGTTTTGAGTATTACTTAATGGCAAAACTCTCCACTTGATCCTTGAGTTTGCCACCTCCTTACTTTCAAATtcttaacttttcttttgtccaatttagtccgtcgatCGCTTAATCGTTCCAACtcaaaaaatttcatattatttatatccaaataaataatattacctTAATACCTCATAATTCCATTTTCCgtcaatttattttggcaattttggccaaaaacactcaatttccaattttgagctaaactgcgctttttctttctttttcgtCCAACTTCCACTTGAATAATTATAGATAaccattttatcgatattacttttataaatactaattcccgtcaataatctgtttaaattatatttttcgggAATTATAAGCTTACTTTCCAATTTTGGACTAAAGCGTACCTTTAGCCACTTTCTCTTGTTTTATCTTTCTAACCCAATTCCATTTCTCTTGtggaatattattattgaaattttcttatttaaatttcaatgtCGACCTATT
This window of the Mercurialis annua linkage group LG5, ddMerAnnu1.2, whole genome shotgun sequence genome carries:
- the LOC126681703 gene encoding uncharacterized protein LOC126681703 — translated: MNEALNMKALWSKLTVLRVHVEKPWIVLGDFNAVFRDSDRCGGNIANQNDCEEFQNCLDNTNLIELKSRGNKHTWTNNQQGEDRIWRRIDRVLVSEKWLDIFDAEASVLSQGISDHAALIVKFNEPVIFSFKTFRFFNMWDDSKDFMEIVNRSWRVNMEGHKMYQVVQKLKRLKKEFRDLNRDSFCEISVQVSKAREGLKGIQDPMNAVLLGEEQALVMNFRKLLRLEDNFYKQKSRVQWIELCDLNTKFLHKSLLQRQSSNRITHLRVDGVIIEDQDRISDCIVEYYKEHIGK